Proteins found in one Mycteria americana isolate JAX WOST 10 ecotype Jacksonville Zoo and Gardens chromosome 8, USCA_MyAme_1.0, whole genome shotgun sequence genomic segment:
- the LOC142413610 gene encoding LOW QUALITY PROTEIN: glutamate dehydrogenase 1, mitochondrial-like (The sequence of the model RefSeq protein was modified relative to this genomic sequence to represent the inferred CDS: inserted 1 base in 1 codon): protein MTYRCAVADIPFGGAMAGVRINPRKYSEHELEKIMKHFTVEMAKKGFIGLGIDVLAPDVSTGEQEMSWIADTDTHKPALQDVNAQACVTGKPXSQGGIHEQHSATGRGVLPGIENYITNTDYMDCIGLSPGFPSKNFVLQGFGKEGLHTMKYLHEYRARCICIGKTDGAIYSPRGIDPKELEDYKQDHGTIVGFPKAEPYDGSILEVPCNILIPAAIEKQLTRENAPRLQAKITAEAANGPTTPAAHKIFLQRNILVIPDVYVNAGGVTVSCFEWLKNLNHTSYGLLSFKYEQESSYHLLQSVQHSLEQWFGKARGEIPIVPSPEFQARMTGASEKDIVYSGLAYTMEQSTKQIMTVAARYNLGLDQRTTAYLCALEKVFTVYSEAGFTY from the exons ATGACATACAGATGCGCTGTAGCGG ACATTCCTTTTGGTGGTGCCATGGCGGGTGTGAGGATCAATCCGAGAAAATACTCG GAACATGAGTTGGAGAAAATAATGAAGCATTTTACTGTAGAAATGGCCAAGAAGGGATTTATAG GGCTTGGGATTGACGTGCTGGCCCCTGATGTCAGTACTGGGGAGCAGGAGATGTCCTGGATAGCTGACACCGACACCCACAAGCCGG CTTTGCAGGACGTCAATGCCCAGGCATGTGTAACAGGAAAGC GTAGCCAGGGAGGCATCCATGAGCAACACTCTGCCACTGGGCGAGGAGTCCTGCCTGGCATTGAGAACTACATCACCAACACAGACTACATGGACTGCATTGGCCTGAGCCCCGGCTTCCCCAGCAAGAACTTTGTGCTGCAG GGCTTTGGCAAAGAGGGGCTGCACACCATGAAGTACCTGCACGAGTACAGAGCCCGCTGCATCTGTATTGGGAAGACAGATGGAGCCATTTACAGCCCCAGAGGGATCGACCCCAAAGAGCTAGAAGACTATAAGCAG GACCATGGCACCATAGTTGGCTTTCCAAAAGCAGAGCCCTACGATGGCAGCATCCTGGAGGTGCCCTGCAACATCCTTATCCCTGCGGCTATTGAGAAGCAGCTCACGAGGGAGAATGCACCCCGGTTGCAAGCAAAG ATCACTGCAGAAGCTGCTAACGGCCCCACTACACCAGCAGCACACAAGATATTCCTGCAAAGAAACATCCTGGTCATCCCG GACGTTTATGTGAATGCAGGTGGTGTGACCGTATCCTGCTTCGAGTGGCTGAAGAACCTGAACCACACTAGCTATGGCCTCCTCAGCTTCAAGTATGAGCAGGAATCCAGCTACCACCTCCTGCAGTCAGTGCAGCACAGCCTGGAGCAGTGGTTTGGCAAGGCCAGAGGGGAGATCCCCATCGTCCCATCACCAGAGTTCCAGGCCCGCATGACT GGTGCCTCAGAGAAGGACATCGTGTATTCGGGACTGGCCTACACCATGGAGCAGTCAACCAA G CAAATTATGACCGTGGCTGCAAGGTACAACCTGGGCCTGGACCAGAGAACCACTGCCTACCTGTGCGCTCTGGAGAAGGTGTTCACCGTGTACAGTGAAGCCGGCTTCACCTACTGA
- the SNCB gene encoding beta-synuclein: protein MEVFMKGLSKAKEGVVAAAEKTKQGVAEAAEKTKEGVLYVGSKTQGVVQGVTSVAEKAKEQASQLGEAAFSGAGNIAAATGLVKKEEFPADLKPEEVAQEAVEEPLVEPLLEPEGENYEETPQEEYQEYEPEA, encoded by the exons ATGGAGGTGTTCATGAAGGGCTTGTCCAAGGCCAAGGAGGGGGTGGTCGCCGCCGCCGAGAAGACCAAGCAGGGGGTGGCCGAGGCCGCCGAGAAGACCAAGGAGGGGGTCCTCTATGTCG GGAGTAAAACCCAAGGCGTGGTGCAAGGCGTCACCTCAG TGGCTGAGAAAGCAAAGGAGCAGGCGTCCCAGCTGGGCGAAGCGGCGTTCTCGGGCGCTGGCAACATCGCAGCAGCCACCGGGCTGGTGAAGAAGGAGGAGTTCCCTGCGGACCTGAAG CCGGAGGAGGTGGCCCAGGAGGCTGTTGAGGAACCACTGGTCGAGCCGCTGCTGGAGCCAGAGGGGGAGAACTACGAGGAGACCCCGCAG GAGGAATACCAGGAATACGAGCCAGAGGCATAA
- the EIF4E1B gene encoding eukaryotic translation initiation factor 4E type 1B: MATGEQRRQEERRRRRAQQQELLLAETLGKHPLQNRWALWFFKNDKSKMWQANLRLVTKFSTVEDFWALYSHIQLASKLTSGCDYSLFKDGIEPMWEDSQNKRGGRWLITLAKQQRHTELDRFWLETLLCLIGEMFDEYSDEVCGAVINIRAKGDKIAIWTREAENREGVTHIGRVYKEHLGLSQKVAIGYQAHADTATKSGSLTKTKFVV; encoded by the exons atgGCTACAGGGGAGCAG CGAAGGCaagaggagcggcggcggcggagggctCAGCAGCAAGAGCTGCTCCTGGCAGAGACACTAGGCAAGCACCCCCTGCAGAACAG gtggGCACTGTGGTTCTTCAAGAATGACAAGAGCAAGATGTGGCAGGCAAACCTGCGCCTTGTCACCAAGTTCAGCACTGTGGAGGACTTCTGGGC GCTGTACAGCCACATCCAGCTCGCCAGCAAGCTCACATCTGGCTGTGACTACTCCCTCTTCAAG GACGGCATCGAGCCCATGTGGGAGGACAGCCAGAACAAGCGTGGCGGGCGCTGGCTCATCACCCTAGCCAAGCAGCAGCGGCACACCGAGCTGGACCGTTTCTGGCTGGAGACG CTGCTGTGCCTCATCGGGGAGATGTTTGATGAGTACAGTGACGAGGTGTGCGGAGCTGTCATCAACATCCGCGCCAAGGGGGACAAGATCGCCATCTGGACCCGGGAAGCGGAGAACCGGGAAGGAGTCACCCACATTGG gcGTGTCTACAAGGAGCACCTGGGCCTGTCGCAGAAGGTGGCCATCGGGTACCAGGCCCACGCAGACACGGCCACCAAGAGCGGCTCCCTCACCAAGACCAAGTTTGTGGTGTGA